Proteins encoded by one window of Microcebus murinus isolate Inina chromosome 2, M.murinus_Inina_mat1.0, whole genome shotgun sequence:
- the HSD3B2 gene encoding 3 beta-hydroxysteroid dehydrogenase/Delta 5-->4-isomerase type 2 isoform X3 produces the protein MAGWSCLVTGAGGFLGQRIVRLLVEEKDLQEIRALDKIFRPEVKEEFSKLQSKTKLTMLEGDILDELCLKKACQDISVVIHTASIIDIMGIIPRESIMNVNFKGTQLLLEACVQASVPIFIHTSSLEVAGPNSYMEIIQNGHEEDYLENTWSAPYPYSKKLAEKAVLAANGWTLKNGGTLYTCALRPMYIYGDGSPFLFDIMTKALKNNWTLTNYGKFSVANPVYVGNVAWAHILALRALRDPKKAPSIQGQFYYISDDTPHQSYDDFNYILSKEWGFRLDSSLSLPLCLQYWIAFLLETLSFLLSPIYRYQPPLNRHVVTLSNSVFTFSYKKAQRDLGYEPLFSWEEAKQKTVKWIGSLLDQHKETLKLKTQ, from the exons ATGGCGGGGTGGAGCTGCCTTGTGACAGGAGCCGGAGGGTTTCTGGGTCAGAGGATCGTCCGCTTGTTGGTGGAGGAGAAGGATCTGCAGGAGATCAGGGCCCTGGACAAGATCTTCAGACCAGAAGTGAAGGAGGAATTTTCTA AGCTCCAGAGCAAGACCAAGCTGACAATGCTGGAGGGAGACATCCTGGATGAGCTGTGCCTGAAGAAAGCCTGCCAGGACATCTCAGTTGTCATCCACACTGCCTCTATCATCGACATCATGGGTATCATTCCTAGAGAGTCCATCATGAACGTCAATTTTAAAG GTACCCAGCTCCTGTTGGAGGCCTGTGTCCAAGCCAGTGTGCCAATCTTCATTCATACCAGCAGCCTAGAGGTAGCTGGACCCAACTCCTACATGGAGATCATCCAGAACGGCCATGAAGAAGACTACCTTGAAAATACATGGTCTGCTCCATACCCATACAGCAAAAAGCTTGCAGAGAAGGCTGTGCTTGCAGCTAATGGGTGGACTCTGAAAAATGGTGGCACTTTGTACACTTGTGCCTTAAGGCCCATGTACATCTATGGGGATGGGAGCCCGTTCCTTTTTGACATTATGACTAAGGCTCTGAAGAACAACTGGACCCTGACGAATTATGGCAAGTTCTCCGTCGCCAACCCAGTCTATGTAGGCAATGTGGCCTGGGCCCATATTCTGGCCTTGAGGGCCCTGCGGGACCCCAAGAAGGCCCCAAGCATCCAAGGACAGTTCTACTACATCTCAGATGACACGCCTCACCAGAGCTATGATGACTTCAATTACATCCTGAGCAAAGAATGGGGCTTCCGCCTGGATTCCAGCCTGAGCCTTCCTCTATGTCTGCAGTACTGGATTGCCTTCCTGCTGGAAACACTGAGCTTCCTGCTGAGTCCAATTTACAGATACCAACCCCCCCTCAACCGCCACGTCGTGACATTGTCAAATAGCGTGTTCACCTTCTCCTACAAGAAAGCCCAGCGAGATCTAGG
- the HSD3B2 gene encoding 3 beta-hydroxysteroid dehydrogenase/Delta 5-->4-isomerase type 2 isoform X1 has product MLFCLALNNLTDLLSSIFWFLASVSWYLGSVMAGWSCLVTGAGGFLGQRIVRLLVEEKDLQEIRALDKIFRPEVKEEFSKLQSKTKLTMLEGDILDELCLKKACQDISVVIHTASIIDIMGIIPRESIMNVNFKGTQLLLEACVQASVPIFIHTSSLEVAGPNSYMEIIQNGHEEDYLENTWSAPYPYSKKLAEKAVLAANGWTLKNGGTLYTCALRPMYIYGDGSPFLFDIMTKALKNNWTLTNYGKFSVANPVYVGNVAWAHILALRALRDPKKAPSIQGQFYYISDDTPHQSYDDFNYILSKEWGFRLDSSLSLPLCLQYWIAFLLETLSFLLSPIYRYQPPLNRHVVTLSNSVFTFSYKKAQRDLGYEPLFSWEEAKQKTVKWIGSLLDQHKETLKLKTQ; this is encoded by the exons ATGCTCTTTTGTCTGGCTCTCAACAATCTAACAG ATCTTCTCTCCAGTATCTTCTGGTTCCTGGCAAGTGTTTCTTGGTACCTTGGATCGGTCATGGCGGGGTGGAGCTGCCTTGTGACAGGAGCCGGAGGGTTTCTGGGTCAGAGGATCGTCCGCTTGTTGGTGGAGGAGAAGGATCTGCAGGAGATCAGGGCCCTGGACAAGATCTTCAGACCAGAAGTGAAGGAGGAATTTTCTA AGCTCCAGAGCAAGACCAAGCTGACAATGCTGGAGGGAGACATCCTGGATGAGCTGTGCCTGAAGAAAGCCTGCCAGGACATCTCAGTTGTCATCCACACTGCCTCTATCATCGACATCATGGGTATCATTCCTAGAGAGTCCATCATGAACGTCAATTTTAAAG GTACCCAGCTCCTGTTGGAGGCCTGTGTCCAAGCCAGTGTGCCAATCTTCATTCATACCAGCAGCCTAGAGGTAGCTGGACCCAACTCCTACATGGAGATCATCCAGAACGGCCATGAAGAAGACTACCTTGAAAATACATGGTCTGCTCCATACCCATACAGCAAAAAGCTTGCAGAGAAGGCTGTGCTTGCAGCTAATGGGTGGACTCTGAAAAATGGTGGCACTTTGTACACTTGTGCCTTAAGGCCCATGTACATCTATGGGGATGGGAGCCCGTTCCTTTTTGACATTATGACTAAGGCTCTGAAGAACAACTGGACCCTGACGAATTATGGCAAGTTCTCCGTCGCCAACCCAGTCTATGTAGGCAATGTGGCCTGGGCCCATATTCTGGCCTTGAGGGCCCTGCGGGACCCCAAGAAGGCCCCAAGCATCCAAGGACAGTTCTACTACATCTCAGATGACACGCCTCACCAGAGCTATGATGACTTCAATTACATCCTGAGCAAAGAATGGGGCTTCCGCCTGGATTCCAGCCTGAGCCTTCCTCTATGTCTGCAGTACTGGATTGCCTTCCTGCTGGAAACACTGAGCTTCCTGCTGAGTCCAATTTACAGATACCAACCCCCCCTCAACCGCCACGTCGTGACATTGTCAAATAGCGTGTTCACCTTCTCCTACAAGAAAGCCCAGCGAGATCTAGG
- the HSD3B2 gene encoding 3 beta-hydroxysteroid dehydrogenase/Delta 5-->4-isomerase type 2 isoform X2, which produces MSSHALLSGSQQSNSIFWFLASVSWYLGSVMAGWSCLVTGAGGFLGQRIVRLLVEEKDLQEIRALDKIFRPEVKEEFSKLQSKTKLTMLEGDILDELCLKKACQDISVVIHTASIIDIMGIIPRESIMNVNFKGTQLLLEACVQASVPIFIHTSSLEVAGPNSYMEIIQNGHEEDYLENTWSAPYPYSKKLAEKAVLAANGWTLKNGGTLYTCALRPMYIYGDGSPFLFDIMTKALKNNWTLTNYGKFSVANPVYVGNVAWAHILALRALRDPKKAPSIQGQFYYISDDTPHQSYDDFNYILSKEWGFRLDSSLSLPLCLQYWIAFLLETLSFLLSPIYRYQPPLNRHVVTLSNSVFTFSYKKAQRDLGYEPLFSWEEAKQKTVKWIGSLLDQHKETLKLKTQ; this is translated from the exons ATGAGCTCCCATGCTCTTTTGTCTGGCTCTCAACAATCTAACAG TATCTTCTGGTTCCTGGCAAGTGTTTCTTGGTACCTTGGATCGGTCATGGCGGGGTGGAGCTGCCTTGTGACAGGAGCCGGAGGGTTTCTGGGTCAGAGGATCGTCCGCTTGTTGGTGGAGGAGAAGGATCTGCAGGAGATCAGGGCCCTGGACAAGATCTTCAGACCAGAAGTGAAGGAGGAATTTTCTA AGCTCCAGAGCAAGACCAAGCTGACAATGCTGGAGGGAGACATCCTGGATGAGCTGTGCCTGAAGAAAGCCTGCCAGGACATCTCAGTTGTCATCCACACTGCCTCTATCATCGACATCATGGGTATCATTCCTAGAGAGTCCATCATGAACGTCAATTTTAAAG GTACCCAGCTCCTGTTGGAGGCCTGTGTCCAAGCCAGTGTGCCAATCTTCATTCATACCAGCAGCCTAGAGGTAGCTGGACCCAACTCCTACATGGAGATCATCCAGAACGGCCATGAAGAAGACTACCTTGAAAATACATGGTCTGCTCCATACCCATACAGCAAAAAGCTTGCAGAGAAGGCTGTGCTTGCAGCTAATGGGTGGACTCTGAAAAATGGTGGCACTTTGTACACTTGTGCCTTAAGGCCCATGTACATCTATGGGGATGGGAGCCCGTTCCTTTTTGACATTATGACTAAGGCTCTGAAGAACAACTGGACCCTGACGAATTATGGCAAGTTCTCCGTCGCCAACCCAGTCTATGTAGGCAATGTGGCCTGGGCCCATATTCTGGCCTTGAGGGCCCTGCGGGACCCCAAGAAGGCCCCAAGCATCCAAGGACAGTTCTACTACATCTCAGATGACACGCCTCACCAGAGCTATGATGACTTCAATTACATCCTGAGCAAAGAATGGGGCTTCCGCCTGGATTCCAGCCTGAGCCTTCCTCTATGTCTGCAGTACTGGATTGCCTTCCTGCTGGAAACACTGAGCTTCCTGCTGAGTCCAATTTACAGATACCAACCCCCCCTCAACCGCCACGTCGTGACATTGTCAAATAGCGTGTTCACCTTCTCCTACAAGAAAGCCCAGCGAGATCTAGG